The following nucleotide sequence is from Halococcus sediminicola.
TGTAGATGTCGAGCTTCCGCGTATCCGCACCGAGCGTCGGCTGTCGAACGATGGGATACGCGTCATTCGCCCGCTCGAACAGGCGTTGGCGGATCTCGCGCGGCTCGGCTGCCGCTACCGTTTCGAAGTCGCACTCGTCGCGCAGCAATTTCGCCAACCCCTGGATGATCTTGTAATCGGTATCCGCCACCGTCAGTTGGTCGACCGCGGTGTCGAGATCGGCCTTCGGCTCACCAACGTGTGTCTCGAACAGCTCGATCAACTCGCTCGCCGTCTCCCGGTACCGAGCATCGTCGGGATCGATGAACAGCGGCGTCACCTCGCCATCGGATGTCCGCGAGCGCGCGAGATCGGCCGTCAGCATGGCTCCGGTCTCACTGTGTTGGTCATGGTCGCGGTCACGCTTCTGCCTCGACGCCTTCGCGGCGGCGCTGGGAGACGTAGTTCTCCATCGTGTCCGTGGCGATGATCTCGTAGAGCCGCGCGGGTTGGCGCTCGTCTGTGGGTCGCAGGATGCGACCGAGACGCTGGGCGTACTGGCGTTTCGACGCGCTTCCAGAGAGAATGATCCCGACGTTGGCGGCCGGGACGTCGATGCCCTCGTCCAGCACCTGCGAGGTTGCCAAGATCGAGTACTCGCCGGTTCGGAATCGTTCGAGGATCTCCGTGCGTTCGTCGGTTTTCGTCTGATGAGTGATGCACGGGATAATGAACTCTTGAGAGATCTCGTAGGCGAAATCGTTGTTCGCGGTGAAGATGATCGTCCGGTCGTCGTGATGGCGTTTGAGCAGTGTATCGAGCGTATCGAGTTTCTTCGTGGCGGTGCGCGCGAGTTCCTCGGCGCGTTGCTTGGCGATCAGTGCGCGCCGACCATTGGAATCGTACGAAGTATGCGCGAGAAACTCCTGATAGCCTTCGGCTTTCCAGAGGTCGAAGTCATGCGTATCGACGTACTCGCGATAGATGCCGTACTCCTCGTCGTACTGTGAGCGCTCATCGTCGGTCAACTCGACCTGCATGTGGATGGTTTCGTACTCGCTGAGGTACTCGCCAGCGAGTTCGTCGACCTCCTCTTCGTAGACGACGGGACCGATGAGGCCCGTGTCTTCGAGGAGCTCGTGGGCATCGTCGGCGCGTTCGTAGGTGGCGGTTA
It contains:
- a CDS encoding DEAD/DEAH box helicase family protein; its protein translation is MRIEFDGGTLLLQEASEEVPYAEWDDRVGDYRAPAYRYRSLLEWADTWDDDIPGPAVEESVDQETIQSATVTLEDTARAYPAFALDPALQIEPREYQQAALDAWRANDRRGSVVLPTGSGKTFLGIQVIADAGVATLVVAPTIDLMNQWHATLTNAFGDQLPRQREDGAGQAVGVLGGGTHEIRPITVTTYDSAYRYIDEYGDQFGLLIADEIHHLPAPTYRQIPEMTIAPYRLGLTATYERADDAHELLEDTGLIGPVVYEEEVDELAGEYLSEYETIHMQVELTDDERSQYDEEYGIYREYVDTHDFDLWKAEGYQEFLAHTSYDSNGRRALIAKQRAEELARTATKKLDTLDTLLKRHHDDRTIIFTANNDFAYEISQEFIIPCITHQTKTDERTEILERFRTGEYSILATSQVLDEGIDVPAANVGIILSGSASKRQYAQRLGRILRPTDERQPARLYEIIATDTMENYVSQRRREGVEAEA